A genome region from Caldalkalibacillus uzonensis includes the following:
- a CDS encoding sodium/proline symporter has protein sequence MIIGMWYTRTASQSTDQYLLGGRRFGAAVTAMTMQSSSMSGYMFMGGPAFAFQQGWYALWYAIGDAGGAIINLSVLGKRMRRLSEILGALSPIEYLEKRYESAAVRIVGSVISIIFLFSYVFAQFIASGKALATLTGFSYEWALIIGVGVIVAYTVAGGYLAVVYTDFVQGIIMVVCVVLIGIMAFSYVGGLSGLNAELSSIDPTYLSLWGKDLAYYGQWGVVLGAILIYAIGYMGLPHIVVRHMSMRSTKTVKNAILVAATWNQFFVFTPYLLGLIGIVLLPNLSDPEMVIPELAFTFFPAVLAAIFLSAVMAAIMSTSDSLLMQAGTTLSRDVYQRFINPNASPKQMVLVSRLCILIGGVVGIIVAVFEPPTVFALVIFAFGVLGNSFIVPYVASVYWKKANAMGALCAMIGGAVTNILWTSLELESATAIHPFIAGLLVSILGMVIGNQFGQTPSQRIQEAFDEAKGLRSFTSAMEKNISQDLAPEAKNISTYYFHSLKPNAQKGETDDHSAPYPAT, from the coding sequence TTGATCATTGGGATGTGGTACACCCGGACTGCTTCCCAATCGACTGATCAGTATCTCCTAGGCGGCAGACGTTTTGGGGCTGCTGTCACGGCTATGACCATGCAAAGCAGTTCAATGAGCGGTTATATGTTTATGGGAGGGCCTGCTTTTGCCTTTCAACAAGGTTGGTACGCTTTATGGTATGCCATCGGGGACGCAGGCGGAGCAATTATTAATCTTTCCGTACTCGGAAAACGAATGCGGCGGTTGTCTGAAATCTTAGGTGCCCTGTCCCCCATAGAATATTTGGAGAAACGGTATGAGAGTGCCGCTGTCAGAATTGTGGGCTCCGTCATTTCCATCATCTTTCTCTTTTCCTATGTCTTTGCCCAGTTTATTGCCTCAGGTAAAGCATTGGCTACTCTGACCGGTTTTTCTTATGAATGGGCCTTGATCATTGGTGTAGGTGTTATTGTTGCCTATACAGTGGCAGGGGGTTATCTAGCCGTCGTCTACACCGATTTTGTCCAGGGGATTATTATGGTTGTCTGTGTCGTGCTGATTGGAATCATGGCCTTTTCTTATGTGGGAGGACTTTCCGGTCTCAATGCGGAACTTTCCTCCATTGATCCCACCTACCTGAGCTTATGGGGGAAAGATCTCGCCTACTATGGTCAGTGGGGTGTCGTACTTGGTGCCATTCTCATTTATGCCATCGGTTATATGGGCCTGCCGCATATCGTGGTTCGCCATATGTCAATGAGAAGCACCAAGACAGTAAAAAATGCGATTTTGGTGGCCGCCACCTGGAACCAGTTTTTCGTATTCACTCCTTACCTGCTGGGCTTGATCGGTATCGTGCTTCTCCCTAATTTGTCTGATCCAGAGATGGTGATCCCGGAACTGGCCTTTACGTTCTTCCCGGCCGTGTTAGCTGCCATCTTTCTCTCTGCTGTGATGGCTGCCATCATGTCTACGTCAGACTCCCTGCTCATGCAAGCTGGTACAACGCTGTCCCGCGATGTCTATCAGCGTTTTATCAACCCCAATGCCAGTCCGAAACAAATGGTGTTAGTGTCCCGGTTGTGCATTCTGATCGGCGGGGTCGTGGGGATCATTGTTGCTGTCTTTGAACCCCCTACCGTCTTTGCCCTTGTCATTTTCGCCTTTGGGGTTCTGGGCAACAGCTTTATTGTCCCCTACGTGGCTTCTGTCTATTGGAAAAAAGCCAATGCCATGGGTGCCTTATGTGCCATGATCGGTGGCGCCGTAACCAACATTCTGTGGACCTCTTTGGAACTGGAAAGCGCAACGGCCATTCATCCCTTCATTGCTGGTTTGCTCGTTTCCATCTTGGGCATGGTAATCGGCAATCAATTTGGGCAAACACCATCCCAACGTATCCAGGAAGCTTTTGACGAAGCAAAAGGGTTGCGCTCTTTCACCAGTGCCATGGAGAAAAACATTTCCCAGGATCTTGCACCAGAAGCCAAGAATATTTCAACCTACTACTTCCACTCTCTTAAACCGAATGCTCAAAAGGGGGAAACTGATGACCACTCAGCCCCTTATCCAGCCACATAA
- a CDS encoding CoA-acylating methylmalonate-semialdehyde dehydrogenase translates to MGLAIKEGEKLKNFVNGQWVEAQTSHYLDVPNPATGEVLAQVPISTKQEVDEAVQAAKAAYLSWRKTPVPKRARIFFKYQQLLMEHQDELARLIVQENGKSYKEAYGEVLRGIECVEFASGAPSLLMGESLSTIADDMDSELFRYPLGVVAGITPFNFPMMVPCWMFPVAIVCGNTFVLKPSERTPLLANRLAELLQEAGLPDGVFNVVHGAHDVVNGLLEHEEIKAISFVGSQPVAKYVYEQAAASGKRVQALSGAKNHHIVMPDADVDTAVQSVLSSAFGSAGQRCMACSAVVLVGEQEAFVQRLKEKADRIKMGYGLDDDVFLTPVIRREHREKVLGYIEKGLQEGAVLIRDGRQEMDKRPEGYFLGATIFDHVKPEMTIAREELFAPVLSLLRAATLDEALAIVNRSRFGNSATIYTYDARAIRQFREEAEPGMLGVNVGVPAPMAFFPFSGWKDSFYGDLHANGKDGVNFFTRKKMITSRL, encoded by the coding sequence ATGGGACTGGCAATAAAAGAGGGTGAGAAGTTGAAAAATTTTGTGAATGGTCAATGGGTAGAAGCTCAAACAAGCCACTATCTGGATGTGCCCAACCCGGCCACGGGCGAAGTTTTGGCACAGGTCCCCATCTCTACCAAACAAGAGGTGGATGAAGCGGTTCAGGCGGCTAAAGCAGCGTATCTTTCCTGGCGTAAAACACCTGTTCCCAAGCGGGCGCGGATTTTTTTCAAGTATCAGCAGTTACTGATGGAGCACCAGGATGAATTGGCCCGGTTGATCGTGCAAGAGAACGGCAAAAGTTACAAAGAAGCCTATGGTGAAGTGCTGCGAGGAATTGAGTGTGTGGAGTTTGCTTCAGGTGCGCCTTCATTGTTGATGGGTGAGTCTTTATCCACGATCGCCGATGATATGGATTCAGAGCTGTTCCGTTATCCTCTGGGTGTGGTGGCCGGGATCACGCCGTTTAACTTTCCTATGATGGTGCCCTGCTGGATGTTCCCCGTTGCCATTGTGTGCGGCAACACCTTTGTCTTAAAACCCTCCGAACGGACGCCACTCTTGGCCAACCGTTTGGCCGAGTTGTTGCAGGAAGCGGGATTGCCGGATGGCGTGTTTAATGTGGTCCACGGGGCCCATGATGTGGTGAACGGTTTATTGGAACATGAGGAGATTAAAGCGATCTCCTTCGTCGGTTCTCAGCCGGTAGCCAAATATGTGTATGAACAGGCAGCTGCTTCCGGCAAAAGGGTCCAAGCCTTGTCCGGAGCCAAAAATCATCATATTGTGATGCCGGATGCGGATGTGGACACCGCTGTGCAAAGTGTTTTAAGTTCCGCTTTTGGCAGTGCCGGCCAGCGTTGCATGGCCTGCAGTGCTGTGGTGTTGGTAGGTGAGCAGGAGGCGTTTGTCCAGCGGTTGAAGGAAAAGGCGGACCGCATCAAGATGGGTTACGGTCTGGATGATGATGTGTTTCTCACGCCGGTGATCCGCCGGGAGCATCGGGAAAAGGTGTTGGGTTACATTGAAAAAGGGCTGCAGGAAGGAGCCGTTTTGATCCGTGATGGACGGCAAGAGATGGACAAACGGCCGGAAGGCTATTTCTTAGGGGCCACCATTTTTGATCATGTCAAGCCGGAGATGACCATTGCCCGGGAAGAGCTGTTTGCTCCGGTGCTTAGCCTGCTCAGGGCTGCTACCTTGGATGAGGCACTGGCCATCGTGAACCGTTCCCGTTTCGGCAATTCAGCAACGATCTATACCTATGACGCCAGAGCCATCCGCCAGTTTAGGGAGGAAGCAGAACCAGGCATGTTGGGTGTTAACGTGGGCGTTCCTGCTCCCATGGCCTTTTTCCCTTTCTCTGGCTGGAAAGATTCCTTCTATGGGGATTTGCACGCCAATGGCAAGGATGGGGTGAACTTTTTCACCCGCAAGAAGATGATTACTTCCCGGTTGTAA
- a CDS encoding PucR family transcriptional regulator encodes MLQPSHMTVQDVLQTRHFKYAKVIAGKQGLHRVVKWVHIIELPQVSHLVNGQELILTTGVGWGASREMRLSFLQQLIDHQTSAVCIELYTYFDRIPKELIDLANRHHLPLIVFTREVRFVDITRDLHTRLIQYAKQKEAQKQWLLDWLEGKHTKDEVNQYLSNTLGLKENWLGVVIIVKPKAGEKEAKRLKCEFAHTHTENWRSSMLWTTRSVSEQLGWTVLSLERQETIVLILFYRQEIVNQNEDVTPNGTAGWKHLLQQTCKKILDTAAPLPLQIGAGQPFDCAEQLAHSLKTAEQTLKLQRQLNRYDIISYDDFGIYPLLSMMEQHYNLHDFIETHIGAVIAYDRQHGTKLLTTLKTYLACHGSKQETAQQLYIVRQTLYHRLNKLEELLGKDFMSFERRVAIECALLAHELQCTI; translated from the coding sequence ATGCTTCAACCATCGCACATGACAGTACAAGATGTGTTGCAAACCCGCCATTTTAAATATGCCAAGGTGATCGCCGGTAAACAAGGATTACACAGAGTGGTGAAGTGGGTGCATATCATAGAACTGCCTCAGGTGAGCCATCTCGTTAATGGACAGGAACTGATCCTGACCACTGGAGTGGGCTGGGGAGCGAGCCGAGAGATGCGACTCTCTTTTCTCCAGCAACTTATTGATCATCAAACCTCGGCGGTCTGTATCGAGCTCTACACCTATTTTGACCGTATTCCCAAAGAACTGATCGACCTGGCCAACCGCCACCACTTGCCGCTGATTGTCTTCACCCGGGAAGTGCGCTTTGTGGATATTACCCGTGATCTGCACACCCGGTTGATCCAGTACGCCAAACAAAAGGAAGCCCAAAAACAATGGCTGCTGGATTGGTTGGAAGGCAAGCACACTAAGGATGAAGTGAATCAGTATCTGAGTAACACCCTTGGTTTGAAGGAAAACTGGCTGGGTGTGGTGATCATAGTCAAACCTAAGGCAGGGGAAAAAGAAGCAAAGCGGCTGAAATGTGAATTTGCCCACACTCATACCGAAAACTGGCGCTCCTCCATGCTGTGGACGACCCGCTCTGTTTCTGAACAACTGGGCTGGACCGTTCTCTCTCTGGAGCGCCAAGAGACAATCGTTCTTATCCTCTTTTACCGGCAAGAGATAGTGAATCAGAACGAGGATGTGACGCCGAATGGAACAGCGGGCTGGAAACACCTTCTGCAGCAAACTTGTAAAAAAATTTTGGACACAGCTGCCCCCCTGCCATTGCAAATCGGGGCGGGCCAGCCTTTTGACTGTGCCGAACAACTTGCCCACAGTTTGAAAACAGCTGAACAAACGCTAAAACTGCAGAGACAGTTAAACCGTTATGATATCATCTCCTATGATGATTTCGGTATCTATCCTTTGCTGTCAATGATGGAACAGCATTATAATCTGCACGATTTTATCGAGACCCACATCGGAGCAGTGATCGCCTATGACCGGCAACATGGCACCAAGTTGCTCACTACATTAAAAACCTATTTAGCCTGCCACGGTTCCAAGCAGGAGACGGCACAGCAGCTCTACATCGTCCGCCAAACCCTTTACCACCGGCTCAACAAATTGGAAGAATTGCTGGGCAAGGACTTTATGTCCTTTGAAAGACGGGTAGCCATTGAATGTGCCTTGCTAGCTCATGAGTTACAATGCACAATTTAA
- a CDS encoding Fic family protein, producing MRLKPFVPLMLPLKEEIINQIEFIHELIEANKNIVEYQTMLKNSKLPPQFLLRPVMLKEAVQSTKIEGTQVTLDEVMEAEAQTRKANKDTQEALNYYTALIEGMEALKTYPISTRLFKLMHKILLSNNVRGSNRSPGEFRKIQNFVGPEGCTIETATYIPPEPHLVDEYMSNLEKYINDPQDNYDELIRVAIIHAQFETIHPFLDGNGRIGRILIPLYLFNKGVIDYPNFFVSDVLERDKHKYYRYLNDTRYRGDWTQWIKFFLECMSIQAKKNVRLIEEVNKLYEDDLARASSIINSSHIRAVIDVMFQRPIFTSKNLSNLTGLSEGTIRRYLNKLEDQRIIFSDGRIRSKTYYYYNLLDKLR from the coding sequence ATGAGATTAAAACCTTTCGTTCCTTTAATGCTACCATTGAAGGAAGAGATCATAAATCAGATTGAATTTATTCATGAGTTAATCGAAGCGAATAAGAATATTGTGGAATACCAAACTATGTTAAAAAACTCTAAGTTGCCTCCTCAGTTCCTGCTAAGGCCAGTCATGCTTAAGGAAGCGGTTCAATCTACAAAAATTGAGGGTACACAGGTTACATTAGACGAAGTCATGGAGGCGGAGGCTCAAACCAGGAAAGCAAATAAGGATACTCAAGAGGCACTGAATTACTATACAGCATTAATTGAGGGAATGGAGGCTTTAAAAACTTATCCGATTTCTACGCGTCTTTTTAAATTAATGCATAAAATATTGTTATCCAATAATGTAAGGGGCTCTAATCGTTCGCCTGGAGAGTTTAGGAAAATTCAAAACTTTGTTGGGCCTGAAGGCTGCACGATTGAGACAGCTACCTATATTCCTCCAGAACCACATCTTGTTGATGAATATATGTCCAATTTAGAAAAATATATCAACGATCCTCAAGATAATTATGACGAATTGATAAGAGTTGCAATTATTCATGCACAATTTGAAACTATCCATCCGTTTCTTGACGGAAACGGAAGAATAGGTAGGATTCTAATACCTCTTTATTTATTCAATAAAGGTGTCATAGACTATCCAAATTTCTTTGTTAGTGATGTATTAGAAAGAGATAAGCATAAATACTATCGCTATCTAAATGACACTCGTTATCGAGGTGATTGGACACAATGGATTAAATTTTTCTTAGAATGCATGAGTATTCAGGCCAAGAAAAATGTCCGCTTAATTGAAGAAGTGAATAAATTATATGAAGATGATTTGGCAAGGGCAAGTTCCATCATTAATAGCAGTCATATTCGTGCTGTAATTGATGTCATGTTCCAAAGACCAATATTTACTTCAAAAAACTTATCTAACCTAACAGGCTTGTCAGAAGGAACTATTAGGAGATATTTAAACAAATTGGAAGATCAAAGAATAATTTTTTCAGATGGAAGAATTCGCTCCAAAACATATTACTACTATAATCTTCTGGATAAACTTCGCTAA
- a CDS encoding aspartate aminotransferase family protein, producing MQIKHSETLKKKDDKYIWHAMRPYQPEATMVIEQGEGAWITDIEGNRYLDGMSGLWCVNVGYGREELAQAAYEQLKQLSYYPMTHSHVSAIRLAEKLNEWLGGQDEYVFFFSNSGSEANETAFKIARQYHKQRGEHDRYKFVARYRAYHGNTMAALAATGQAQRKYRYEPLGTGFLHVTPPDLYRGPGLEAAEELEKVLAWELPETVAAVIMEPIITGGGIIMPPDDYLQAVREICDRYGVLLIIDEVICGFGRTGERFGFMHYGIKPDIISMAKGITSAYIPLSATAVKREIYEAFKGADNYEYFRHVNTFGGHPGACAVAVRNLEIMEEERLVERSRELGERMLNDLKGLEETHPYVGNVRGKGLLVGIELVQDKETKAPLGVEQVNKVIAACKKRGLIITKNGDTVAGYNNVIALAPPLSITDDDYAFIVEVLKEGLAEIG from the coding sequence ATGCAGATCAAGCATAGTGAAACGTTGAAAAAGAAGGACGATAAGTATATTTGGCACGCCATGCGCCCTTACCAGCCTGAGGCCACCATGGTTATTGAACAAGGAGAGGGAGCCTGGATCACAGATATTGAAGGCAACCGCTATTTGGACGGGATGAGCGGGTTATGGTGTGTGAATGTGGGCTACGGGCGGGAGGAGTTGGCCCAAGCGGCCTACGAACAGCTCAAGCAGTTAAGTTATTACCCTATGACCCACAGCCATGTCTCAGCCATTCGTTTGGCGGAAAAACTGAATGAGTGGCTCGGCGGCCAAGATGAGTACGTTTTCTTTTTTTCCAACAGCGGCTCTGAGGCCAACGAAACAGCTTTCAAGATTGCCCGGCAGTATCATAAGCAGCGGGGAGAACATGACCGGTATAAATTTGTGGCGCGCTACCGGGCTTATCACGGCAATACCATGGCAGCATTGGCTGCCACAGGACAGGCGCAGCGCAAGTATCGCTATGAGCCCTTAGGCACAGGCTTCTTGCATGTCACACCTCCAGATCTGTACCGGGGACCGGGCCTGGAGGCGGCAGAAGAGCTGGAGAAGGTACTCGCCTGGGAACTGCCGGAAACAGTAGCTGCCGTCATTATGGAACCGATTATTACCGGGGGCGGCATCATTATGCCTCCCGATGATTATTTGCAGGCTGTACGGGAGATTTGTGACCGCTATGGTGTATTGCTCATTATTGATGAGGTGATTTGCGGATTTGGGCGGACAGGTGAACGCTTCGGTTTTATGCATTATGGCATCAAACCGGACATTATTAGCATGGCCAAAGGGATTACCAGCGCCTATATTCCCCTCTCCGCCACAGCTGTGAAGAGAGAGATCTACGAGGCTTTCAAGGGAGCGGATAACTATGAGTATTTCCGTCACGTGAACACCTTTGGCGGCCATCCGGGGGCCTGTGCTGTGGCGGTGCGCAATCTTGAGATTATGGAAGAGGAACGTTTGGTGGAGCGTTCCCGGGAATTGGGGGAACGTATGCTGAATGATCTAAAAGGATTGGAAGAGACCCATCCCTATGTGGGGAATGTGCGCGGCAAAGGGTTGTTGGTGGGCATCGAACTGGTGCAGGATAAAGAAACAAAAGCCCCCCTTGGGGTTGAACAAGTGAACAAAGTGATCGCAGCGTGCAAGAAGAGAGGATTAATTATCACTAAAAACGGCGATACGGTGGCCGGTTACAATAACGTGATCGCTCTGGCTCCGCCGTTATCGATTACGGACGATGATTACGCCTTTATTGTAGAGGTGTTGAAAGAGGGATTGGCGGAGATTGGGTAG
- a CDS encoding ROK family transcriptional regulator, translated as MKAVQSSREINTKRVIKLIREEGPLSRVEISERMDIPQPTITRIIEELLKENVLKEVGLGVSKGGRRPVLLGFNHQCYYAFGVELGRSKIKVALTDLEGNFLSLRMKETQPTEKISSILDYIHQTLEAILQETSVDRHKILGVGVGLPGPLNENEQGCISPPNFYNEKEIPLRAMLQDILQFPVIIDNDANVAALAEKWFGQGIGVNNFMYIMADVGIGSGIVIDGELHRGLFGESGEIGHSTIDVYGEKCSCGNYGCLETFSSLPKVVERFRKKLKLAMPDEPTLVADVDPETIHFEDIVAAACNGSHLAQQTIQEAGQYLGVGIANAVNLLAPELVIVGGKLSEGRQLLRDAIQSTLRVRALGISGKRIPVVLSGFKEGVVLGASALVINETFSLFSNL; from the coding sequence ATGAAAGCGGTTCAATCAAGCAGAGAAATAAACACAAAACGGGTGATTAAACTCATTCGGGAAGAAGGCCCCCTTTCCAGGGTGGAAATTTCTGAGCGGATGGATATTCCCCAACCGACAATCACACGCATTATTGAAGAACTTTTAAAGGAAAATGTGTTAAAAGAAGTTGGTTTGGGTGTTTCAAAGGGAGGAAGAAGGCCAGTCCTATTAGGGTTTAACCATCAATGCTACTATGCATTTGGTGTAGAGCTGGGAAGGTCAAAGATTAAAGTTGCTTTAACCGATTTAGAAGGCAACTTTCTTTCATTAAGAATGAAAGAAACCCAGCCCACAGAAAAAATATCAAGTATCCTTGATTATATTCATCAAACTTTAGAGGCTATTTTACAAGAAACAAGCGTTGATCGTCACAAAATTCTGGGTGTTGGTGTGGGTTTGCCTGGACCATTGAATGAAAATGAGCAGGGGTGTATTTCGCCACCTAACTTTTACAACGAAAAGGAAATCCCTTTAAGAGCTATGCTGCAGGATATTTTGCAATTCCCAGTTATCATTGACAATGATGCCAATGTTGCTGCACTGGCGGAAAAGTGGTTCGGCCAGGGAATCGGGGTCAACAATTTTATGTATATCATGGCTGATGTGGGCATTGGCAGCGGTATTGTCATAGATGGGGAGCTACATCGGGGATTGTTTGGTGAGTCAGGAGAGATTGGTCACTCTACCATTGATGTGTATGGAGAAAAATGTTCATGCGGAAATTACGGGTGCTTGGAAACCTTCTCCTCATTGCCAAAGGTGGTGGAGCGTTTCAGGAAGAAATTGAAACTGGCTATGCCTGATGAGCCAACCCTTGTTGCGGATGTCGATCCAGAAACAATCCACTTTGAAGATATTGTTGCTGCTGCTTGTAATGGGTCCCACCTGGCCCAGCAAACCATACAGGAAGCAGGTCAATATCTCGGTGTTGGTATTGCTAATGCTGTCAATTTATTAGCACCGGAGTTGGTTATTGTGGGAGGGAAATTGAGTGAGGGCAGGCAACTTCTGCGCGATGCCATTCAGTCAACTCTTAGAGTTCGTGCACTAGGTATTTCAGGGAAACGCATTCCCGTCGTGCTGTCCGGTTTTAAAGAAGGTGTTGTTTTAGGGGCTTCAGCACTGGTGATTAATGAAACATTCTCCTTGTTCTCCAATTTGTAA
- a CDS encoding sodium:solute symporter family protein encodes MLDWQIAMVMMIAYLGVALLIGILAGRGRGKLSLDEFTVAGRNLGLFVTWFLMGGAIFSAFTFLGAPGWAYSRGAPAFYITAYTAFAILPWYVIGPKIGRIGRKRGLYSLVGFLQGRYPIKSLAILVGLIVFFASIQYLATQLKGMAIIFNIMTEGRIPLWLGALMAYAIVVIYVATGGLRAAAWSDVFQGMLMLVISWAVGLAIVFQIHGSIAEMFQNIAQANPGFLEIGNEGSTMSKMAYTTLILVSAIGFLMWPHLFSRSYSSNALTIKRTVIAYPLFALFVVPLLLVGFAGISLVDPGQLNEPDTILPYLITTVLQMPGWLYGLVGAGALAAAMSTADVITHSASLEFTDGVIKNIWTKLSEKTVLIVMRTAVVVIGALAYLVAVFGGQGLIALLAGAYGSIVQFAPAVYSAMYWKRATPTGVVAGMAAGFVVNFYYQIINPVTPLDIHAGILGLIVNVAVLITVSYLTKPQSADLVNEYVDAEKEVYTDGGKVVKI; translated from the coding sequence ATGCTTGACTGGCAAATTGCAATGGTTATGATGATCGCTTATTTAGGCGTGGCACTCTTGATCGGTATCCTAGCCGGACGAGGAAGAGGAAAGCTTTCCCTTGATGAATTTACAGTAGCAGGCAGAAACTTAGGTTTGTTCGTGACCTGGTTTCTTATGGGTGGGGCCATATTCAGCGCCTTTACCTTCTTAGGCGCACCAGGTTGGGCTTATTCCCGCGGTGCCCCCGCATTTTACATCACTGCCTATACCGCTTTCGCTATTTTGCCCTGGTATGTGATTGGACCAAAAATTGGCCGCATTGGCCGTAAACGAGGGCTTTACTCTCTCGTCGGATTTTTACAAGGGCGTTATCCAATCAAATCCCTGGCCATTTTGGTTGGATTAATCGTCTTTTTTGCATCCATTCAATACCTGGCTACACAGCTGAAGGGCATGGCCATCATCTTCAATATTATGACCGAAGGACGCATACCTTTGTGGTTAGGTGCACTCATGGCCTATGCTATCGTTGTCATCTACGTTGCCACAGGGGGACTCAGAGCTGCTGCCTGGTCAGACGTGTTCCAAGGCATGTTAATGCTTGTGATTTCATGGGCGGTTGGACTGGCAATTGTTTTCCAAATCCACGGCAGCATAGCTGAAATGTTTCAAAACATTGCCCAAGCCAATCCGGGCTTTTTGGAAATTGGAAATGAAGGCTCGACAATGTCCAAAATGGCTTACACCACCCTGATCTTAGTATCAGCCATTGGCTTCCTCATGTGGCCGCATCTGTTTTCCAGATCTTATTCCTCCAATGCATTGACCATCAAAAGAACAGTGATCGCCTATCCGCTGTTTGCCTTATTTGTCGTACCTTTATTGTTGGTCGGTTTTGCCGGGATCAGTTTAGTGGACCCGGGGCAACTGAATGAACCGGATACCATCTTGCCTTACCTCATTACAACGGTACTGCAGATGCCGGGTTGGTTGTATGGTCTCGTTGGGGCCGGTGCACTGGCTGCGGCTATGTCGACCGCAGACGTGATCACCCACAGTGCCTCACTTGAGTTTACAGATGGGGTGATCAAAAATATTTGGACCAAACTGTCGGAAAAAACGGTTTTGATTGTGATGCGTACTGCTGTCGTTGTCATCGGTGCATTGGCTTATCTTGTCGCCGTTTTTGGAGGACAAGGACTGATTGCCCTTCTGGCCGGGGCGTATGGTTCCATTGTCCAGTTTGCACCAGCCGTCTATAGCGCAATGTACTGGAAGAGGGCAACTCCCACAGGTGTTGTTGCGGGGATGGCAGCAGGATTCGTTGTGAATTTTTACTACCAAATCATTAATCCCGTCACACCCTTAGATATCCATGCAGGTATTCTCGGGCTGATCGTCAATGTTGCCGTTTTGATAACGGTCAGTTATTTAACCAAACCACAGTCAGCAGACTTGGTCAATGAGTATGTGGATGCCGAAAAAGAGGTATACACTGACGGAGGGAAAGTGGTCAAAATTTAA